The DNA segment GTACCCGCGCGCTGGCGCAGATGCACCTCGACGCCGGCCAGCAGGTCTGGCTGGTGACCGCGACACCGTACGAGCTCGCCGCGACCATCGCCCGGCGACTCGGGTTGACCGGTGCGCTGGGCACGGTCGCCGAATCGGTCGACGGTGTGTTCACCGGCCGGCTGGTGGGCGACATCCTGCACGGCACCGGCAAGGCGCACGCGGTGCGCTCGCTGGCCATCCGCGAAGGCCTCAACCTGCGCCGCTGTACGGCCTACTCCGACAGCTTCAACGACGTGCCGATGCTGTCGCTGGTCGGCACCGCGGTCGCGATCAACCCGGATGCCGCGCTGCGCAGCGTGGCCCGTGAGCGCGGCTGGGAGATCCGCGACTTCCGCACCGCGCGCAAAGCGGCGCGCATCGGGGTGCCGTCGGCCGTCGCGCTCGGGGCGCTGGGCGGGGCGCTGGCGGCCGTGGTGTCGCGCCGCCAGGACGGCCGTACCGGGTGGCGCTGATAAGCTCGCGCCGCCAAGCACGTCGACGCGGGGAGTAAGCGAAGCCATGGCCATCGCTGAAGAGATCATCGGCACCCACTACCGGTATCCGGACTATTTCGAGGTGGACCGGGAAAAGATCCGCGAGTTCGCCCGCGCGGTGAAGGAC comes from the Mycolicibacterium litorale genome and includes:
- a CDS encoding HAD family hydrolase: MSDTGGTHAERQQIAGDASAEAAVTDLAAEPVPAPPAAPPPDLTAAAFFDVDNTLVHGSSLVHFARGLAARKYFTYGDLGRFAYAQAKFQLTGRENSDDVAAGRRKALAFIEGRSTAELVDLGEEIYDEIIASKIWPGTRALAQMHLDAGQQVWLVTATPYELAATIARRLGLTGALGTVAESVDGVFTGRLVGDILHGTGKAHAVRSLAIREGLNLRRCTAYSDSFNDVPMLSLVGTAVAINPDAALRSVARERGWEIRDFRTARKAARIGVPSAVALGALGGALAAVVSRRQDGRTGWR